One segment of Rubripirellula amarantea DNA contains the following:
- the rpmE gene encoding 50S ribosomal protein L31, with translation MKEGIHPKYQDTSVVCGCGNTFTTRSVVKDELRIDICSECHPFYTGKLKFVDTAGRIDKFQKKFAAGTYGSLAPKKKSKKK, from the coding sequence ATGAAAGAAGGCATCCACCCTAAGTATCAAGATACATCCGTCGTTTGTGGTTGCGGAAATACCTTCACCACTCGAAGTGTAGTGAAAGACGAACTGCGCATCGACATTTGTAGCGAATGCCATCCGTTCTACACCGGCAAGCTGAAGTTCGTTGACACGGCTGGCCGAATCGATAAGTTCCAGAAGAAGTTCGCAGCCGGTACATACGGCTCACTTGCGCCCAAGAAGAAGAGCAAGAAGAAGTAG